The following proteins come from a genomic window of Streptomyces sp. ALI-76-A:
- a CDS encoding anti-sigma factor — MKTIDLHTLTGAYALHALTAAEASSFERHLATCEACAQEVQELKETAARLGLAAAVTARPELKEHVMRRISTVRQVGPRLAPVSSPSSRSRARRVPRWALAACLAAATALGGGTTIWQHERAQDATEQARRTEQRAGSLATVLAAPDAKTRTTRFADGATATVIVSRSLNQAAFVTAGLAEPPAGKVYELWFDDGGAMRPAGFVNPTRAATAVLMRGGIGSASGMGLTLEPTGGSPQPTSSPLVLMPFPA; from the coding sequence ATGAAGACCATCGACCTGCACACCCTCACCGGGGCCTACGCACTCCACGCACTGACCGCAGCGGAGGCCAGTTCCTTCGAACGCCACCTTGCGACCTGTGAGGCCTGCGCCCAGGAGGTGCAGGAGCTGAAGGAAACCGCGGCCCGTCTGGGCCTAGCCGCAGCGGTCACAGCTCGCCCCGAACTCAAAGAGCACGTGATGCGGCGCATCAGCACTGTCCGGCAGGTAGGACCGCGACTTGCCCCCGTCTCCTCCCCCAGCTCCCGCTCGCGCGCCCGCCGCGTGCCGCGATGGGCGCTGGCTGCCTGCCTGGCCGCTGCGACCGCCCTGGGCGGTGGTACCACCATCTGGCAGCACGAACGCGCCCAGGACGCCACCGAACAGGCCCGCCGCACCGAGCAGCGTGCCGGCTCCCTCGCCACCGTCCTGGCCGCCCCCGATGCCAAGACCCGCACCACCCGCTTCGCGGACGGGGCCACCGCAACCGTCATCGTGTCCAGAAGCCTCAACCAGGCCGCCTTCGTCACCGCAGGACTGGCCGAGCCCCCGGCAGGCAAGGTGTACGAGCTCTGGTTCGACGACGGCGGCGCCATGCGACCGGCCGGATTCGTGAACCCCACGCGTGCGGCCACCGCCGTCCTGATGCGCGGAGGAATCGGCAGCGCATCCGGTATGGGCCTCACTCTCGAGCCCACCGGCGGCTCTCCCCAGCCGACATCCTCACCGCTCGTACTCATGCCATTTCCTGCCTGA
- a CDS encoding sigma-70 family RNA polymerase sigma factor produces MKEPVHIGRHPSARPDLEKLLGEVAGGDQEAFAVIYDATVSPVLGVARRVLRNQAQSEEVAQDVLVEVWRTAARYRPERGTAINWILTLAHRRAVDRVRSVEASSAREHKAALLDQTPEYDEVTEQVEARFEREQVKRCLRTLTELQRQSVTLAYYRGLTYREVAELLALPLGTVKTRLRDGLIRLRDCLGVSV; encoded by the coding sequence GTGAAAGAGCCGGTGCACATCGGGCGGCATCCATCGGCCCGGCCGGACCTGGAAAAGCTCCTGGGTGAGGTCGCGGGCGGGGACCAAGAGGCCTTCGCTGTCATCTATGACGCAACCGTCTCGCCGGTCCTGGGGGTTGCCCGTCGTGTGCTGCGCAACCAGGCGCAGTCTGAAGAAGTCGCGCAGGACGTGTTGGTGGAGGTGTGGCGGACCGCTGCCCGATACCGGCCCGAACGCGGTACGGCCATCAACTGGATCCTTACACTCGCCCATCGACGGGCTGTGGACCGGGTGCGCTCGGTCGAAGCCTCGAGCGCGCGGGAGCACAAGGCCGCGCTGCTGGACCAGACTCCCGAGTACGACGAGGTTACCGAACAGGTCGAGGCACGCTTCGAACGTGAACAGGTCAAGCGCTGCCTGCGCACGCTCACTGAACTCCAGCGCCAGTCGGTCACCCTGGCGTACTACCGAGGACTGACCTACCGCGAGGTTGCCGAGCTTCTGGCCCTTCCGCTGGGCACCGTCAAGACCAGACTCCGCGACGGCCTGATCAGGCTCCGGGACTGCCTAGGAGTGAGCGTATGA
- a CDS encoding IS3 family transposase — MRALLDEHPHLGVEPVLRELHIPSSTYYRWRQAEKDPCERILKDTELTGQIRQIHQDSGGIYGSPRIHAVLKREGVQPVWPGSARRSQSFTRRDPDADPAPDLVQRDFTASAPNRLWVTDLTMIPTLQGPLWLSAIRDAFSRRVVAWETSARADADLVLTSLEYALASREVTPGELVHHADHGAQYTSIKLTTRLVGAGVQASMGSVGDSFDNALAENLWMLIKTECIRGRVFATRAEANLVLFEYIDGFYNPRRIQKRLGYLSPIEFEEKHYADQAAAEPVNLKPRQPALTC; from the coding sequence GTGAGAGCGCTCCTCGACGAGCACCCGCACCTAGGGGTCGAGCCCGTCCTGCGGGAACTGCACATCCCCTCCTCCACCTACTACCGCTGGCGTCAGGCCGAGAAGGACCCCTGCGAACGGATCCTCAAGGACACCGAGCTGACCGGGCAGATCCGGCAGATCCACCAGGACTCCGGCGGGATCTACGGATCGCCCAGGATCCATGCCGTCCTGAAGCGCGAGGGTGTCCAGCCGGTCTGGCCGGGATCAGCCCGTAGGAGCCAGAGCTTCACCCGCCGCGACCCGGACGCCGACCCTGCCCCTGACCTGGTGCAACGCGACTTCACGGCATCCGCGCCGAACCGGCTGTGGGTCACCGACCTGACCATGATCCCCACTCTGCAGGGGCCACTGTGGCTGTCGGCGATCCGCGATGCCTTCTCCCGCAGAGTCGTGGCCTGGGAGACCTCCGCCCGCGCGGACGCCGACCTGGTCCTCACCTCCCTCGAGTACGCGCTGGCCAGCCGCGAGGTCACCCCCGGCGAACTCGTCCACCATGCCGATCACGGAGCCCAATACACATCCATCAAGCTCACAACCCGCCTGGTCGGAGCAGGCGTTCAAGCGTCCATGGGCTCGGTCGGCGACTCCTTCGACAATGCCCTGGCGGAGAACCTGTGGATGCTGATCAAGACCGAGTGCATCCGCGGCCGCGTCTTCGCGACCAGGGCCGAGGCGAATCTCGTGCTCTTCGAGTACATCGACGGCTTCTATAACCCCCGCCGCATCCAAAAGCGCCTCGGCTACCTCAGCCCCATCGAGTTCGAAGAGAAGCACTACGCCGACCAGGCAGCGGCCGAACCGGTGAACCTGAAACCACGTCAACCCGCCCTGACCTGCTAG
- a CDS encoding transposase: protein MPAPRKYPLELRERAVRMYRTAEPEPVIRRMAEELGVHHEALRNWIRQAEADAGERDDLLTTEEKNELAQPRREVRDLRRANEVLRTASAFFAAQLDPTRPR from the coding sequence ATGCCTGCCCCGAGGAAGTACCCGTTGGAGTTGCGTGAGCGTGCGGTGCGGATGTACCGGACTGCCGAGCCGGAGCCCGTGATCCGCCGGATGGCCGAGGAACTCGGCGTGCATCACGAAGCCCTGCGGAACTGGATCCGGCAGGCCGAGGCCGACGCCGGCGAGCGGGACGACCTGCTCACGACCGAAGAGAAGAACGAGCTCGCCCAGCCGCGGCGCGAGGTGCGGGACCTGCGCCGGGCGAACGAGGTCCTGCGGACGGCCTCGGCTTTTTTCGCCGCGCAGCTCGACCCGACCCGGCCCAGGTGA
- a CDS encoding fasciclin domain-containing protein produces MNTRIRRAAVAVAAAAVLPIALTACSDDSKDTSSSSSKASSSASDKATDSSGDLPAMNEPFGPACSTVPKDGAGSFNGMAKDPVATAASNNPALSTLVTAVKKAGLVDTLNNAENITVFAPTNDAFAKIPKATLDKVLGDKAQLTKILTYHVVGQKLTPKDLESGSYPTLEKSKLTTAGSGESYTVNDSAKVVCGNVKTANANVYIIDTVLMPKS; encoded by the coding sequence ATGAACACCCGTATTCGCCGTGCCGCCGTCGCCGTGGCCGCCGCCGCCGTCCTGCCCATCGCCCTGACCGCCTGTTCCGACGACAGCAAGGACACCTCCTCCAGCTCCAGCAAGGCCTCTTCCTCTGCGAGTGACAAGGCCACCGACAGCTCCGGTGACCTGCCCGCCATGAACGAGCCGTTCGGCCCGGCCTGCTCCACTGTGCCCAAGGACGGCGCCGGCTCCTTCAACGGCATGGCCAAGGACCCGGTCGCCACCGCCGCCTCCAACAACCCGGCCCTGTCCACTTTGGTGACGGCCGTCAAGAAGGCCGGTCTGGTCGACACCCTCAACAACGCCGAGAACATCACCGTGTTCGCGCCGACCAACGACGCCTTCGCGAAGATCCCCAAGGCCACCCTGGACAAGGTCCTGGGCGACAAGGCCCAGCTGACGAAGATCCTCACCTACCACGTGGTGGGCCAGAAGCTCACGCCCAAGGACCTGGAGAGCGGCTCCTACCCCACGCTGGAGAAGTCCAAACTGACGACCGCGGGCTCGGGTGAGTCCTACACCGTCAACGACTCCGCCAAGGTCGTCTGCGGCAACGTCAAGACCGCCAACGCCAACGTCTACATCATCGACACCGTGCTGATGCCCAAGAGCTGA
- a CDS encoding transposase, producing MDRRLIRSAAAQWDLELDDLFLTIGHRFGRVELRRRMRDYVRGLLAPVARKNSWQLAEQAGHPTPDGLQHLLAGSKWEPDDIRAALSTSRQHASRQHVS from the coding sequence ATGGACAGGCGCCTCATCCGGTCTGCCGCCGCGCAGTGGGACCTCGAACTGGACGATCTCTTCCTGACCATCGGGCACCGCTTCGGTCGGGTCGAGCTCCGCCGACGTATGCGTGACTACGTACGCGGGCTACTCGCTCCAGTCGCTCGCAAGAACAGCTGGCAGCTGGCCGAACAGGCCGGCCACCCCACGCCCGACGGCCTGCAGCACCTCCTCGCCGGATCGAAGTGGGAGCCCGATGACATCCGCGCCGCGCTTTCCACCAGCCGACAGCACGCCAGCCGACAGCACGTCAGCTGA
- a CDS encoding molybdopterin-dependent oxidoreductase: MSEDQRVPRAQVAWRRCLLGAVSGLVAGYTALAVAELVSAAVRPQAGPVVAVGSAAIDRTPAAVKDYAIRHFGTNDKLVLQLGILATLTALALLLGVLAAHRRRAGAAGVLLFGVVGAWAATSRPDSTSWTDALPSAVGAVAGAGVLYLLMGRLGPGKATHTPAPVNQSRGDTPTAAGPAGSAAVTREAGWDRRGFIIAVTAAAAASTAAGAVGRTLNNSRGQSAVASRSNLLLPAPASAADAVPKGAQLRIPGVSLFVTPNKDFYRVDTALVVPKVDATTWRLRIHGKGVTRPMTLTFDDLLRRELVERHITLTCVSNEVGGPYVGNARWIGVRLADLLAECGVKPPSKGGRADQLVARSVDGMTIGSPVEDVMDGRDALLAVGMNSEPLPFEHGFPVRMLVPGLYGYVSACKWIEDIELTTFDAYDSYWVKRKWARRAPIKTQTRIDTPKPFARPTAGIVMVAGVAWAQHRGIDNVEVRIDDGPWQRADLATEDTRDTWRQWSLTWKATRGTHTLTVRATDRTGRIQTERRTRTIPDGASGWHSVVVTVD, from the coding sequence GTGAGCGAAGATCAGAGAGTACCAAGGGCCCAGGTCGCCTGGCGTCGTTGCCTGCTCGGGGCCGTCAGCGGGCTGGTGGCGGGCTATACGGCGCTGGCGGTCGCGGAGCTGGTGTCCGCGGCAGTGCGGCCGCAGGCAGGGCCCGTGGTCGCGGTCGGGTCCGCTGCCATCGACCGCACACCGGCAGCGGTCAAGGACTACGCGATCCGCCACTTCGGCACCAACGACAAACTCGTTCTGCAGCTCGGCATCCTGGCGACCCTGACAGCTCTCGCCCTGCTTCTAGGAGTGCTGGCCGCCCACCGGCGCAGAGCCGGCGCGGCGGGCGTGCTGCTGTTCGGAGTGGTAGGCGCGTGGGCTGCCACAAGCCGTCCTGACTCGACGAGCTGGACGGACGCCCTTCCCTCCGCAGTCGGCGCGGTCGCCGGGGCCGGCGTGCTGTATCTGCTGATGGGCAGGCTTGGCCCCGGCAAGGCCACACACACGCCCGCGCCGGTCAACCAGTCGCGCGGGGACACCCCCACGGCCGCCGGGCCAGCCGGCTCGGCCGCCGTGACGAGGGAAGCAGGCTGGGACCGGCGCGGGTTCATCATCGCGGTCACCGCCGCCGCGGCGGCCTCCACTGCCGCGGGCGCCGTCGGACGGACCCTCAACAACTCCCGCGGCCAGAGTGCCGTGGCCTCACGCAGCAACCTGCTTCTTCCGGCTCCGGCATCCGCCGCCGACGCGGTGCCGAAAGGGGCTCAGCTGCGCATCCCCGGCGTCAGCCTGTTCGTGACGCCGAACAAGGACTTCTACCGGGTGGACACCGCGCTGGTCGTACCGAAGGTGGACGCCACCACCTGGCGGCTGAGGATCCACGGCAAGGGCGTGACCCGCCCCATGACTCTCACCTTCGACGACCTGCTGCGCCGTGAACTCGTCGAGCGGCACATCACGCTGACGTGCGTGTCGAACGAGGTCGGCGGTCCGTACGTGGGCAACGCCCGCTGGATCGGCGTACGCCTGGCGGACCTCCTCGCCGAGTGCGGGGTGAAGCCTCCTTCCAAGGGCGGGCGGGCCGATCAGCTGGTGGCCCGTTCGGTCGACGGTATGACGATCGGCAGCCCGGTGGAGGACGTCATGGACGGACGTGACGCGCTGCTCGCGGTCGGTATGAACAGCGAGCCGCTGCCCTTCGAACACGGCTTCCCGGTCCGCATGCTGGTGCCGGGTCTGTACGGCTACGTCTCGGCCTGCAAGTGGATCGAGGATATCGAACTCACCACGTTCGATGCCTACGACTCCTACTGGGTGAAGCGCAAGTGGGCCCGCAGGGCGCCCATCAAGACGCAGACGCGGATCGACACCCCCAAACCGTTCGCCCGCCCCACGGCCGGAATCGTCATGGTCGCCGGGGTCGCCTGGGCCCAGCACCGCGGCATCGACAACGTCGAGGTCCGCATCGACGACGGCCCCTGGCAGCGCGCCGACCTGGCCACCGAGGACACCCGCGACACCTGGCGCCAGTGGTCTTTGACCTGGAAGGCCACCCGCGGCACCCACACCCTGACCGTGCGGGCCACCGACCGCACCGGCCGGATTCAGACCGAGCGGCGAACCCGCACCATCCCCGACGGAGCCAGTGGATGGCACTCGGTGGTGGTCACCGTCGACTGA